From Nicotiana tabacum cultivar K326 chromosome 22, ASM71507v2, whole genome shotgun sequence, one genomic window encodes:
- the LOC107816653 gene encoding EID1-like F-box protein 3 gives MSDNHSKKRLFNSAGDSSESEGSGIYDERILIPVFASINWDIRTLCQMSCVNRKLRAVAKRILWREMCVYRAPQMITALTDGSPSGRIGGGWQAMAKLMFFCNGCRSSRHFQVGEPAPGHFVKTSRFSKTSGRSFLVKKCRNDLLYVSDPCEHPTGDKDDDLGIFRGVFWGFMRSRTRACLIRRQVELEEKIKCPFCGARVWSMTAARLVPKSAARRLGSMESGLEYFVCVNGHLHGACWLVPLSSDEGEEKVGDEDEDEGEDSSDEAFDGDYFYRGNQIVRNGQMGFSMV, from the coding sequence ATGAGCGACAACCACAGTAAAAAACGGCTTTTTAATTCAGCCGGAGACTCGTCGGAATCGGAAGGTTCTGGAATCTACGATGAGAGGATTCTCATCCCCGTCTTTGCGTCAATTAATTGGGATATCCGTACACTCTGTCAAATGTCGTGTGTTAACAGAAAGCTCCGTGCAGTAGCAAAAAGGATTCTCTGGAGAGAGATGTGTGTGTATCGCGCTCCGCAAATGATAACGGCGTTAACAGACGGTTCGCCTAGCGGTAGAATTGGCGGCGGATGGCAAGCTATGGCTAAATTGATGTTTTTCTGCAACGGATGCCGGTCCAGCCGACATTTTCAAGTGGGCGAACCGGCTCCGGGTCACTTCGTGAAAACGTCCCGGTTTTCAAAAACGTCCGGTCGGAGTTTTCTGGTGAAGAAATGTAGAAATGATTTGCTGTACGTAAGTGATCCGTGTGAGCATCCAACTGGGGATAAGGATGATGATTTGGGGATATTTAGAGGGGTATTTTGGGGATTTATGAGGTCTAGGACAAGGGCGTGTTTGATTAGAAGGCAGGTGGAGCttgaagagaaaataaaatgtcCGTTTTGTGGGGCACGGGTTTGGAGTATGACGGCGGCTCGGCTCGTTCCTAAAAGCGCGGCGCGGCGGCTTGGTTCGATGGAGAGTGGGTTAGAGTACTTTGTGTGTGTGAATGGGCATTTACACGGAGCTTGTTGGCTGGTTCCTTTATCTTCTGATGAAGGCGAAGAAAAAGTCGGCGATGAAGACGAAGACGAAGGTGAAGATAGCAGCGATGAAGCTTTTGACGGCGATTATTTCTATCGCGGGAATCAGATTGTAAGAAATGGCCAAATGGGTTTCTCAATGGTCTAA